A region of the Antedon mediterranea chromosome 4, ecAntMedi1.1, whole genome shotgun sequence genome:
ataatttacaatatttgtcCAAAGAGGTTACTTGCTAAAATAGTTAATATTGGTTATACATTGGATTTGATATTCTTCATGAATTTCTAGGTCGTCAAAAAAAAGGTGATATTTAAGTTCAGGTGAGCTTGACGTGAATAAGTCCCATATTTTATGCAAATCATTGTGGTATAGATCttctttaagttgtttaaatattgagtttctaatatttatttatctagtacaattgaatacaaaatgataaattgtttctttttcacCACAATTACATAACAAACATGATCCTAAATTTTGTGGTGACCAAGCTTCCTTTCTTCCTTCGAGTGGTAATGAGTTAGAACGAGCTTTGAATTTTAGACTTGATGCATGTATACTAAGCATATTTTATCAATAAATGGAGTAAAGAATGTTGTAATTTTGCCAGGCCTTTCTACGACTCTTTTTCacccacaaaaaaaaaccagattAATATAACTAATTGTAactttaaatagtttattaatagGCAAAGGATTCATAAACAAGTTTATAATATGCATATGTTAGGTAAAAATGCACAATCGGCATCTTCTATCAACTGGCAATGAGTCGCCAAGATGCGTCCTTTCTCCTGTATTGTTCAGCATATATACAaatgagtttaaaattaaatttgatgaCTGCTGTTTAATTAAGTATGCCGATGACAGTGTTATAACTGGATCTATTaggataataattaatttaaaaaaaactatagacAGTCAATAAATGACTTTGCCACATCGTGTGGTAATAACATCCTAACCTTAAATACAGATAAAACTAAAGAGATCATTTTTTACTTTAGACGCTCCAAAAGAACACTTCCAATTGCCATAACTACCaatgaacaaaatattgaaatggTCGAGGAATTTAAGTATCTTGGTGTTGAGCTTAATTAAAACCTTAACTGGGAAGCCAACTGCTtacgcgtcgtgacgtttgctcccaaacccttcccatcatgcgtCGCCCACggtatttgcgataaaccttattacAAAAAGAGCAAGCCAGAGAATTTTTTTCCTCCGAAACTTAAAAGCTTCAATATCAGATGTGAAATTCTTAACCCTTTTTTGATAGCGTTATTAGAAGTGTTCTTTTATTTGGCTCAATTGTCTGGTTCTCGAATCTAACTCAAAGGgtaaaaaacaaactaaaatggTAGAGTGGGCCAGTAAAATAATCGGCATTAGCCTTGAACCTCTTATGTCTCCAAATGAAAGGGACATCCTAAAAACTGTCAATAAAATTTGTCAAGATCCCGATCACCCtgtaaataaattctttaagcTTAGCCAAACTGGTAGACGGATCACTCTGAATCACAACACTAAACTAAATAGCAAGTTTGATCTctgtaatttgttgttttttttgtttttttatatatttgtatatcgtttgtatattgtatgtatATCAAATGTAAATCAACCAACCAAATTTTATTTGTACCTTGttgtaaaaatgacaataaatactatTGTATCGTATCGTATAGTAGAATGGGGAACCTAATGttacaaaaatgaattatatGAGATTTTAATGCTCAAATTGAGTGCGGAATTGATTTGGAATCCTTAGAACTATTAGACTTCATTGCAATTGGTGGCAATTTTTCCAGACCCTAATTTGCCTGCCATCGTGGAGCCTATTTTGGACCAATATGAACATACTTTTGCCAAATCATACAATATCATGACAAATAGATTTGACAATTTGTATTAATAGCACTGATGGCGGCCATTGGATTCCAAGATTGATGCcattaaaattgatttgaatCCTTATGACTATCAAAGCAATCTAACCACATACTACATTACCTTAAATAGTACTAGTAGAATGAATTCCAATTTAGGACAATTTGTTCAACCGCATTATGAAATGAGTTGATAGTTCAGGGTATAGTCACgtatctatatatttttttctctacAGGTAATCCTTCaaaacagtatacaaaaatgGTCAAGAATAAATTGAGAGAAAGGAAAACTGTAAACGTAAGTCACTATAGTGTAATTGaaacataaaatgaataaaatagtaTCCACATGGATGTTCTACTAATACAAACCTGTCATTTAAGCTTCTTTTGTAAATGAACCAATGAGACATATGACTATTGAGCAGcagttttaattataaaaaaaaacattttttttttttcaattcttttaTAATTTGGTTTTGAAAGTTTTCTTCTGTTAAACGTAGATTATTTAAGTTTTGATAAACATTTAAATCTTTTATATCCGtttactctttttttatttcaagtgtCATGATGATAAACCACTTACATATGATTCCAATTACAAAAATGATGATTACAGAAATGATGACGACAACAATGATGATTACAGAAATAATGGTGTGTAACTCCCTTTCTAATTTTGTTGATATCGTTGtcaataatgaataaataagtcCTAAAAGTATGAGTCATATTCATATATCATCGCTATTTGAAATAATCAATTAgattgtgtttaaaaaaaatttattttccaaTTTAAAGTAACTAAACTATTACTATGTAATATAGTTTTTATGtgatcatatttatatttaacaatTATGTTGACAGTCAATTTTTTGTcgaagtgaataactattatgtgacattaaaatggcatattcaacaaaaaatgtgttctAGAGTTGACCAGCCGATTCTGTAAGACCTTGAAAAATAGTCATTAGGGACTTTACGGAACAGGACGGGAAGCCACAGAATGctaatgaataatttataacTTTTTGTGGACAATAAAGTTGCCATTTTCCCGTTTACGGAGAATGACTAGAAATAATGTACATATAACcttaaatatacagttcaaattacacttaaACATGGAATTTTTAAAactctaaataatatttgaatttaatttaattgtttaacgtTAAAAGCAATACATTTTGTGCGGTGTTTGAATGCGAGACCTCTAGCTAGGAAGGCTATGCTGTATCACCAGAGCCAAGCGATTCAGAAGGGCCATGCGCTGCGAGGCAGGGGAGGGAGAGAGATACTGCCGGTTGTCGTCTTTGCACAAGGGTATGTAACTAATAAAACAGCTGTGTCGCCTGTATATGATTTTACATTCTAGCGAACACAGGATGTCCGTTGTCTTCCCCTAACTGTCCTGTTTTGGCTGGGGGTGGCAGATGCCAAAATAAGCATGCTTGAATTTTACTTGTGTTTATGATAACCAACAAAATTTGTTTCCACTACAGGTACTGCTACAGCAGCTGAAGCTATTCCAATTGATATAGATAAACAGTTAGATAAAGATGTAATTCAGGATATTGTGCAAAATAAGGAGACGACTTTGGAAGAAACATTCAACATCTGGGACCATGGGGGACAATTGATATACCATGGTATACATCGTGTAAGGCTGATTCAAACCTATGGAATTATGCTTTCGTATCGTACGTGGCGTACAACTTCatgtctgaaccaggaaaagattagtgaaAGCCACCTCTTTATGACACTGACCTTTCGTTCGTTCTGAAGGTACAAGATTAGTGTACAGATGCTTATGATACGATCAATGATTCTGACctccaaccaatcaaatttactcTTGCATGCCAGATGTTGGCTAAATCTGTTTCACTTCAGTTTGTAACAAAAGCGTTAATCAATTCAAAACACTTTGCTGTTTCTAACTACTGTGAAGTAGCTTTGtgtctagaggtatgaatgcCAGGCTAGTGATGTGGAGGTCGTGGATTCGAGTCCCACCCAAGAATTActtaaatacaaattatgacAGAGTGGGGAAAATTATCTAACCAATTGCTAAGTATAATATGACCTTGCTTGCGATACGAAAGCATTTCTCCATGTGTCTGAACCTACCCttaatttcaaaatatgtaGTAGAAcagaacattgatattttattgaataagATCTGGATAAGATCTTTACTTCAAAAACATTAAACTCCACATCAGCCAGTTAAAAGGAAATGTTACTAACATAACTGTATGGCTATGGTACAGTATGGTATGCCTTTCTTGCCTATTCAGTAATCACAAATTTCTTTCCATGGTAACTGCttatataattgttaatattaaacattttccaTGCCTATATTCCAACAAAACAAATCAAGTATTTTCAGTAACTCTTAgttcttgatttttgttttctatCATCACTGATTGTAGCCACAATATTATATGAATTTGTTATAGAGAATTGCTCTGATAAAAGGATTAACAGAAATAGATTTTagatagtttttatttatattagggTCCACCTacaaattcaaataatattaacGAATATTAATCAgccaatatttaaataaaaaaataatttttgcaGATCTTCATGACATCACGATCACTTTACATTGTAGTGTTTGATCTCAGTAAACCCTTGGATGATCTTGCTACTTTCATTAATTCTACTGGAGTAAGTATTTCTAGAGCATGGCGGCAGTAAGGTATTGTGATTGAACAAGTCTtctaatttataaaaacaaaaacagtttgactattataaaagattttattTCATACCTTCCAGATAAGATGTAgtaatgaacattttttttaaactaaccATTTCAAGTTTAACTTTAAGATGTTTTGAAGTGttcttataatttttttttcagagaacATGTCAACATCATTGGACCAATCTCCAGTTCATATTATCTTACATCCTGTCAGTTTATTCTCATAGTCGTATTGTGGAAGAGGATGAGGAGAATGAAGTTGACAAACCAACTATCCTTATTGTGGGTACACATAAGGGGAAGCTTGGCTGGACTGAAGAACAGCAAAATGATGAGGTTAATACTTCTTTTGtttctgtattattataaatagcCACAACCAAAGATACATTGCAGTTGtaactgtttttaaatattacttcaaataaattacaaaattgacACATTCTTATTATGAAATAGGcgtaaactattttaaaattatttacaaacagGCAGAAAAGGTGTTTAAAATTATTCGAGATGttcttaaaacaaaacaatatggAAATCATGTCTACCACAAATATTTTGCCATTGAAAACAGTCAACCAACCACAGATAAGAGCTTTGGTTATCTCAAACAAGTTATTGATAAACTTATGAAAGCATTAGAACAGCCTTTTCCTTTAAAGTGGATGCGTTTTCGATGTGATCTACATGATCTAAGAGGAAAAAAACAGCCCTCCTTTTCTTTGTGTCCTTTAAAAGAGGTAaatgttatttgttttgtttggttCTTTTTTTCAGAAAAGAACATTTTTGGAAATATTAAGTCGCAAGTATCTATCaagtatctaaaaaaaaattaacgtTTCTAAATATAAGTAccctttaattaaaaaatgtccatAGCCTACTGTAGCCAATTAGATTACAATATCCAACATCATATTTTCATCTCAGATATTTGCTgccattgttttatttataaattgtgtGTTTGAAAATACTGAGGTAATTAGCCATtgaaattcaatatttcaaactATGTTTTCATGTAATACCCACatgttacaaaaataaatatgatttcatattttgttatttaattctgaataatactaattattatttcttttagatCAAAATTCTGACAAGTAAGAATGGTATTGTTGACGAAAAAAACAAATCAGTCCTGCTTAACTTGTATGATCTTGGTGAAATTGTTTACATGCctgacaacaaattattaagGGATAAAGTCATGCTAGATCCGTTGAGGCTGGTTGAAATTGTCACCAAATTTGTAACTGTAGTTTCCCCAAAATATCCCGTAAGTAGACTCATGTAATGTCTTGCATTGTAAAAACATGTTACCGTAGTATAATTACTCCTGTTCTGTGTAATTTATTATTCCTTAGCAACAAATTTGCCTTTAGTAATATTTGATAGAGATGCTTAACATTTtctatagataaaataaaaagtatgcTGTAAGGCATCATTTGCaatttactgtaatttttttacaagttttaattatttcacttttaatattCTGCTTTCAATCTATTATAATTGAAGCACTATAAAAGTGAATAGCACAGCAGCAAACTAACTTGGAGTAATTTCACAgtttaaccctttcactgcgtgTATTACCGGGTataaacatgtctttgaactcCATATAAGCATCATTACCGGGTACACTATATTTTTGataaacttaaatatatttgcaatgttttaaaactattttcctGCACTACATGCAAcctctatatttttttatatcgtcgTATCGTACCATTTTCTTACTCCAAACCGTAGACCAACCTTTTACCCACcacaaaaatatttacaaaattatctCATTTAGTAtgtttttgcaatttattaaaaatcacCTGTCTCTCAATGTTATGCACAGTGAAAGGGTTAAACCACGATACTGTATTATACCAACATATGGTTCATCTATATTCTATTCTGTATCTATTTCCGTCATCCTCACAACTgttataaacacaaaatatgATGCATAATTGATAgttggtgttttttttagtCCGCTAAATATAGAAGATCTTTTGATAAACTTGACAAAGGCATACTGGAAGAAGACTTGTTGCGAAAATTATGGAAAGATAGTAAAGTTGACAACGGAAAGAATTTTGAGTTCCTTGTAGCACTGATGATTCAATTAGGTTTCATTTGTGAGAGGAAGACAACCAGCAGACACGATGTGGCAAGTACATCTTGTTTCTTTAAGCTTTCATTTTATACATGTAAGATTTGGGAgaaaaagtattattttaatagtttggatttttaatgttcaaagtttaaataaactTTCTAATGAAAATGTCTACATGACAGAGTATCTTTAGTTtgctttaaataatttaaatggcATTGTTACAAATTAACAATTTCAGAAATCAGTTGGAAAACAATCCTTTTTTGTGCCACTGCGACTTGCTATCAAGACAAGACAAGTGGGACAATTACCTGATGATTCACAATCTATCAGCAGGCCTATCTATTACGACTTTGAGGGATATCTGCCAGACGTGTTGTTTCCGtatttaattattgaattccttaacaaatttcaaaaggaAGGAGTTGACCCAATACTCGCATGTAATTATGCAGAACTTTACCTCAACGAAAATCATCATGTGATTTTGTCTCTTGACAAATTTATTACTAAGAAGGATGAGCGAAAGTTCTTGTTAAAGGTAATAAATAATCTCTATAATGAATGTTCAATATATATCACTAAATTATGAAAGTTAAATATTGTTGCTTAGTCTTTCCCAGAATTTACTTTAAATGCATCTAAATTTTGATAACAAAGCATCACATCTATTTTTACTTTCTAGATGGCTATTAAAAGAACAGATTCTTTTGACGAAACGAGTAAAGAGGAACCTTCAGCTGAAGCATGTAAATTGGTATGTTATGTTACcagttatattatatatctgtTTGGACGTACTTTATCAAAATACACATAGAACAATTGAGGAGAAATTTACACATGTTTCTTTAAACTATGCTTTTAGATCagtaaatatgttaaaaatCTGTTGCAAATTCTCTAACTGTGTCTCTCCAGATAGGTATAGGTAGGTTTCCTTAAAAGCTTCACAATGTATAGTGATTGGTACCAAGGATATCAAATTCTACTAggaaaaatgtaaaatcattTGAATTTCATTCACTGGATATAACTTATAATTTATCAAAAGTTACATctatgttttcttttctttttttaattgaattgaaaaaaatataatcccAATAAAGTTTTCAGATTTACACCATAAATCTGAAAACATTGCCTAACTTTGTGAGCTACTGCATCATTGATGCTTTCATATTTGCTGGTGTGTGTCTTAAATTGTTATCAATCAACATTAAATTTATATCTTTAGGTTTTGTCAACAGTTGAGAAGTCATTCGAGCATTCTAAAGATGGTGGTAGAAGGGGGATTCCATTCAAGAGATGCATTCCTTGTCAGTGTAGTGATCAATTAGACAAGAAGCATTTTCAAATTCTTGAAGATTTCACATGTGGAAAGTTGATGTGCACCGAAACTGGCAAGTCTGTTACGATGGATGTCACATGTTACAAGCGGCTGTTTGGATGTAAGAgtcattaaatttatttatttttattaagtaCATTTTCATTAATACGCTACTTCTTCATGAAGGACTCTCACTCATCCCTACAGTACAGGAAACTGAAAAAAGGGCTATTTCTGTTCTATAAACAACTTGTGATCTATTTGTGCAAAAAGTgacatgtttaaataattatagaatAGAAAAAGAGGATACTGTACCTTATTTGAAAATAGACATATTTGATAATACTCTTCCAGTAGTAGTACAAcataatcattattgataatctatacattgttacaacatgctgctattagctgtgatatcttcatccctcttaccagtagtagtactatcagaatcattattgataatctatacattgttacaacatgctcctattagctgtgatatcttcattcctcttaccagtagtagtactatcagaatcattattgataatctatacattgttacaacatgctgctattagctgtgatatcttcattcctcttaccagtaatagtactatcagaatcattattgataatctatacattgttacaacatgctgctattagctgtgatatctttaTTCCtcttagtagtagtagtactatcagaatcattatggataatctatacattgttacaacatgctgctattagctgtgatatcttcattcctcttaccagtagtagtactatcagaatcattattgataatctatacattgttacaacatgctgctattagctgtgatatcttcattcctcttaccagtaatagtactatcagaatcattattgataatctgtacattgttacaacatgctgctattagctgtgatatcttcattcctcttaccagtagtagtactatcagaatgattattgataatctatacattgttataacatgctgctattagctgtgatatcttcattcctcttaccagtagtactgtagtagtatcaGAATCATtcttgataatctatacattgttacaacatgctgctattagctgtgatatcttcattcctcttaccagtagtagtactatcagaatcattattgataatctatacattgttacaacatgctgctattagctgtgatatcttcattcctcttaccagtagtactgtagtagtatcagaatcattattgataatctatacattgttacaacatgctgctattagctgtgatatcttcattcctcttaccagtagtagtactatcagaatcattattgataatctatacattgttacaacatgctgttattagctgtgatatcttcattcctcttaccagtagtagtactatcagaatcattattgataatctatacattgttacaacatgctgctattagctgtgatatcttcattcctcttaccagtagtagtagtactatcagaatcattattgataatctatacattgttacaacatgctgctattagctgtgataccttcattcctcttaccagtagtagtactatcagaatcattattgataatctatacattgttacaacatgctgctattagctgtgatatcttcattcctcttaccagtagtagtactatcataatcattattgataatctatacattgttacaacatgctgctattagctgtgataccttcattcctcttaccagtagtagtactatcagaatcattattgataatctatacattgttacaacatgctgctattagctgtgatatcttcattcctcttaccagtagtagtactatcagaatcattattgataatctatacattgttacaacatgctgctattagctgtgatatcttcattcctcttaccagtagtagtaggctactatcagaatcattattgataatctatacattgttacaacatgctgctattagctgtgatatcttcattcctcttaccagtagtagtactatcagaatcattattgataatctatacattgttacaacatgttgctattagctgtgatatcttcattcctcttaccagtagtagtactatcagaatcattattgataatctatacattgttacaacatgctgctattggctgtgatatcttcattcctcataccagtagtagtactatcagaatcattattgataatctatacattgttacaacatgttgctattagctgtgatatcttcattcctcttaccagtagtagtactatcagaatcattattgataatctatacattgttacaacatgctgctattagctgtgatatcttcattcctcttaccagtagtagtactatcagaatcattattgataatctatacattgttacaacatgctgttattagctgtgatatcttcattcctcttaccagtagtagtactatcagaatcattattgataatctatacattgttacaacatgctgctattagctgtgatatcttcattcctcttaccagtagtagtactatcataatcattattgataatctatacattgttacaacatgctgctattagctgtgataccttcattcctcttaccagtagtagtactatcagaatcattattgataatctatacattgttacaacatgctgctattagctgtgatatcttcattcctcttaccagtagtagtactatcagaatcattattgataatctatacattgttacaacatgctgctattagctgtgatatcttcattcctcttaccagtagtagtaggctactatcagaatcattattgataatctatacattgttacaacatgctgctattagctgtgatatcttcattcctcttaccagtagtagtactatcagaatcattattgataatctatacattgttacaacatgttgctattagctgtgatatcttcattcctcttaccagtagtagtactatcagaatcattattgataatctatacattgttacaacatgctgctattggctgtgatatcttcattcctcataccagtagtagtactatcagaatcattattgataatctatacattgttacaacatgttgctattagctgtgatatcttcattcctcttaccagtagtagtactatcagaatcattattgataatctatacattgttacaacatgctgctattagctgtgatatcttcattcctcttaccagtagtagtactatcagaatcattattgataatctatacattgttacaaaatgctgttattagctgtgatatcttcattcctcttaccagtagtagtactatcagaatcattattgataatctatacattgttacaacatgctgctattagctgtgatatcttcattcctcttaccagtagtagttctatcagaatcattattgataatctatacattgttacaacatgctgctattagctgtgatatcttcattcctcttaccagtagtagtactatcagaatcattattgataatctatacattgttacaacatgctgttattagctgtgatatcttcattcctcttaccagtagtagtactatcagaatcattattgataatctatacattgttacaacatgctgctattagctgtgatatcttcattcctcttaccagtagtagttctatcagaatcattattgataatctatacattgttacaacatgctgctattagctgtgatatcttcattcctcttaccagtagtagtactatcagaatcattattgataatctatacattgttacaacatgctgctattagctgtgatatcttcattcctcttaccagtagtactgtagtagtatcagaatcattattgataatctatacattgtttacaacatgctgctattagctgtgttatcttcattcctcttgtagtactatcagaatcattattgataatctatacattgttacaacatgttgctattagctgtgatatctttattcctcttaccagtagtaatactatcataatcataataatctatacattgtttacaacatgctgctattagctgtgatatcttcattcttcttaccagtagtagtactatcagaatcattattgataatctatacattgttacaacatgctgctattagctgtgatatcttcattcctcttaccagtagtagtactattagaatcattattgataatctatacattgttacaacatgctgctattagctgtgatatcttcattcctcttaccagtagtagtactatcagaatcattattgataatctatacattgttacaacatgctgctattagctgtgatatatTCATTCCTCTTaataccagtagtagtactatcagaatcattattgatactctatacattgttacaacatgctgctattagctgtgatatcttcattcctcttaccagtagtagtacaacataatcattattgataatctatacattgttacaacatgctgctattagctgtgatatcttcattcctcttaccagtagtagtactatcagaatcattattgataatctatacattgttacaacatgctgctattagctgtgatatcttcattcttcttaccagtagtagtactatcagaatcattattgataatctatacattgttacaacatgctgctattagctgtgttatcttcat
Encoded here:
- the LOC140047654 gene encoding uncharacterized protein; amino-acid sequence: MLDPLRLVEIVTKFVTVVSPKYPSAKYRRSFDKLDKGILEEDLLRKLWKDSKVDNGKNFEFLVALMIQLGFICERKTTSRHDVKSVGKQSFFVPLRLAIKTRQVGQLPDDSQSISRPIYYDFEGYLPDVLFPYLIIEFLNKFQKEGVDPILACNYAELYLNENHHVILSLDKFITKKDERKFLLKMAIKRTDSFDETSKEEPSAEACKLVLSTVEKSFEHSKDGGRRGIPFKRCIPCQCSDQLDKKHFQILEDFTCGKLMCTETGKSVTMDVTCYKRLFGCSSDEDQNEGTSSSHQSQPREGKLLVDKDYDMKKSLNL